The Salvia miltiorrhiza cultivar Shanhuang (shh) chromosome 1, IMPLAD_Smil_shh, whole genome shotgun sequence genome has a window encoding:
- the LOC131000267 gene encoding adenylyl-sulfate kinase 3-like isoform X1, translating into MNAASLSRCLPYLDKGVFFLMSTVGNSTNIFWHECPVGKADRQKMLNQQGCIVWITGLSGSGKSTLACSLGRTLHSRGKLSYVLDGDNLRHGLNKNLGFSPEDRTENIRRVGEVAKLFADAGLICIASLISPYCKDRDACRALLPEQFIEVFLNMPLELCEGRDPKGLYKLARAGKIKGFTGIDDPYEPPLNCEIEITQKDGMCPTPSEMAGQVVSYLEDKGYLEAPVSMKIVE; encoded by the exons ATGAATGCGGCTTCTCTCTCTCGATGTTTGCCCTACTTG gataaAGGAGTATTTTTTCTAATGTCTACTGTGGGAAACTCAACTAATATTTTCTGGCACGAATGCCCTGTCGGGAAGGCTGACAGGCAAAAAATGCTTAATCAACAGGGATGCATTGTATGGATTACCGGTTTGAGTGGATCAG GTAAAAGCACCCTAGCATGCTCACTGGGTAGAACATTGCACTCTCGGGGGAAACTTTCATATGTTCTTGATGGGGATAACCTTAGGCATGGTCTAAACAAAAATCTAGGTTTTTCACCAGAGGACCGGACTGAAAATATACGCAGGGTTG GGGAAGTTGCGAAGCTCTTTGCTGATGCTGGGTTAATCTGCATTGCTAGCTTGATATCTCCTTATTGTAAAGACCGTGATGCTTGTCGTGCATTATTGCCTGAACAATTTATCGAG GTTTTTCTAAACATGCCTTTAGAATTGTGTGAAGGAAGGGATCCCAAAGGTCTTTACAAACTTGCACGAGCTGGGAAGATCAAAG GGTTTACAGGAATAGATGATCCGTATGAACCACCTTTGAATTGTGAG ATTGAGATAACCCAAAAGGATGGAATGTGCCCGACTCCGAGTGAGATGGCTGGGCAGGTGGTCTCATACTTGGAAGACAAAGGATATCTTGAAGCTCCAGTGAGCATGAAAATTGTTGAATGA
- the LOC131000267 gene encoding adenylyl-sulfate kinase 3-like isoform X2, which yields MNAASLSRCLPYLDKGVFFLMSTVGNSTNIFWHECPVGKADRQKMLNQQGCIVWITGLSGSGKSTLACSLGRTLHSRGKLSYVLDGDNLRHGLNKNLGFSPEDRTENIRRVGEVAKLFADAGLICIASLISPYCKDRDACRALLPEQFIEVFLNMPLELCEGRDPKGLYKLARAGKIKGIDDPYEPPLNCEIEITQKDGMCPTPSEMAGQVVSYLEDKGYLEAPVSMKIVE from the exons ATGAATGCGGCTTCTCTCTCTCGATGTTTGCCCTACTTG gataaAGGAGTATTTTTTCTAATGTCTACTGTGGGAAACTCAACTAATATTTTCTGGCACGAATGCCCTGTCGGGAAGGCTGACAGGCAAAAAATGCTTAATCAACAGGGATGCATTGTATGGATTACCGGTTTGAGTGGATCAG GTAAAAGCACCCTAGCATGCTCACTGGGTAGAACATTGCACTCTCGGGGGAAACTTTCATATGTTCTTGATGGGGATAACCTTAGGCATGGTCTAAACAAAAATCTAGGTTTTTCACCAGAGGACCGGACTGAAAATATACGCAGGGTTG GGGAAGTTGCGAAGCTCTTTGCTGATGCTGGGTTAATCTGCATTGCTAGCTTGATATCTCCTTATTGTAAAGACCGTGATGCTTGTCGTGCATTATTGCCTGAACAATTTATCGAG GTTTTTCTAAACATGCCTTTAGAATTGTGTGAAGGAAGGGATCCCAAAGGTCTTTACAAACTTGCACGAGCTGGGAAGATCAAAG GAATAGATGATCCGTATGAACCACCTTTGAATTGTGAG ATTGAGATAACCCAAAAGGATGGAATGTGCCCGACTCCGAGTGAGATGGCTGGGCAGGTGGTCTCATACTTGGAAGACAAAGGATATCTTGAAGCTCCAGTGAGCATGAAAATTGTTGAATGA
- the LOC131000267 gene encoding adenylyl-sulfate kinase 3-like isoform X3, with translation MSTVGNSTNIFWHECPVGKADRQKMLNQQGCIVWITGLSGSGKSTLACSLGRTLHSRGKLSYVLDGDNLRHGLNKNLGFSPEDRTENIRRVGEVAKLFADAGLICIASLISPYCKDRDACRALLPEQFIEVFLNMPLELCEGRDPKGLYKLARAGKIKGFTGIDDPYEPPLNCEIEITQKDGMCPTPSEMAGQVVSYLEDKGYLEAPVSMKIVE, from the exons ATGTCTACTGTGGGAAACTCAACTAATATTTTCTGGCACGAATGCCCTGTCGGGAAGGCTGACAGGCAAAAAATGCTTAATCAACAGGGATGCATTGTATGGATTACCGGTTTGAGTGGATCAG GTAAAAGCACCCTAGCATGCTCACTGGGTAGAACATTGCACTCTCGGGGGAAACTTTCATATGTTCTTGATGGGGATAACCTTAGGCATGGTCTAAACAAAAATCTAGGTTTTTCACCAGAGGACCGGACTGAAAATATACGCAGGGTTG GGGAAGTTGCGAAGCTCTTTGCTGATGCTGGGTTAATCTGCATTGCTAGCTTGATATCTCCTTATTGTAAAGACCGTGATGCTTGTCGTGCATTATTGCCTGAACAATTTATCGAG GTTTTTCTAAACATGCCTTTAGAATTGTGTGAAGGAAGGGATCCCAAAGGTCTTTACAAACTTGCACGAGCTGGGAAGATCAAAG GGTTTACAGGAATAGATGATCCGTATGAACCACCTTTGAATTGTGAG ATTGAGATAACCCAAAAGGATGGAATGTGCCCGACTCCGAGTGAGATGGCTGGGCAGGTGGTCTCATACTTGGAAGACAAAGGATATCTTGAAGCTCCAGTGAGCATGAAAATTGTTGAATGA
- the LOC131000289 gene encoding uncharacterized protein LOC131000289 has product MNGTSNNHKSRNFEKTYPGCLGRMVNLFELNIGISADRLLTDKPHRDGSPVSRSRSDVSSMGPSLDQIEEKVIVSEYPDTFSNKRTNVTPVKMLIAQEMCKEVDSRRSPPNLVAKLMGLDSLPQQEPGSATQRNHSKGHPRRHSEIPMSNWEQQNGFFHYVEPDEFKDVYEIWQQSKKPTRKGRYDETTKDRKMAFVRQKFVEAKRLSMDEKLRQSKQFQDALEVLNSNKDLFLKCLQEPNSAFSQQLYNLQSIPPPPETKRITVLRPSKMAGSLDAAGAGNREEKQMEKCAFVQLNGLEKGHLENSPSASWKNYENPTQPTRIVVLKPSLGKILDDKAVGSPQSQSARVHGEEFFGDEEDNENQESREVAKAITQQMREKLGRHHRDETLISSVFSNGYVADESSFNRSEIEYPAGNLSDSEAVSPVSRHSWDYVNRLGSPYSSSSFSRASYSPESSVCREAKKRLSERWAMMASSGSCQEQRHVRRSSSTLGEMLALSETKKVSSPGEEGSSNQESKDVNSLLFSEQRTNRNVDSSTINLTRSKSLPVSSNKLGTGLHADVSVSQKDKIEVSKEDRKVRSSKSSFKGKVSSFFSSRNKKASKENFLASDTKDECRSCPGDIISGKTESLIDNGHDSVPADLLEPPIKSSSSNLIFKQGLISPEAEFSVSEPNVSGNLTENQDQPSPISVLDPPFEECDRTMKVFPHYGKPDQHGYEMPLNAISSNLIDKSPPIGSIARTLSWDDSCMDTASSYPMKESSIAQGTEEGAREWVLLVETLLSVAGLQGEVPSNSFLARWHSPESPLNPLLRDKYIDLNDKDTVHEAKRRQKRSMQKLVFDCVNAVLVEVAGYGPGTAQRAIPCMESHTNILDNASSTMLEEVWARMSAWFSSEVKCDGGDDNSLVVERVVRKEVVGSGWVDHLRLEVDNLGKEIEVKLLEELVQEAVIELTGRE; this is encoded by the exons ATGAATGGTACTTCAAACAATCACAAAAGTCGCAACTTTGAAAAGACATATCCAGGATGCTTGGGAAGAATGGTAAACCTGTTCGAGTTGAACATTGGGATATCTGCAGACAGGCTTCTCACTGATAAACCGCACCGAGATG GTTCGCCTGTCTCAAGGAGCAGATCAGATGTATCAAGTATGGGCCCTTCCCTTGATCAAATTGAAGAAAAAGTG ATTGTATCTGAATATCCAGATACATTTTCAAACAAAAGAACAAATGTGACGCCTGTGAAGATGCTCATTGCGCAAGAGATGTGTAAAGAAGTGGATTCCAGACGTAGTCCACCTAATTTAGTTGCGAAGTTGATGGGGCTTGATTCCCTTCCACAACAGGAACCTGGCTCAGCAACGCAAAGAAACCATTCTAAAGGTCATCCTCGACGTCATTCAGAGATACCTATGAGTAACTGGGAACAACAGAATGGATTTTTTCATTATGTGGAGCCAGATGAATTCAAGGATGTTTATGAAATATGGCAGCAATCAAAAAAACCAACACGTAAGGGAAGATATGATGAAACTACCAAGGACAGAAAGATGGCTTTTGTTCGTCAGAAATTTGTTGAAGCAAAACGCCTGTCTATGGATGAAAAACTTCGCCAATCTAAGCAATTTCAAGACGCGTTAGAAGTTTTGAACTCCAATAAAGACTTATTTCTTAAGTGTCTGCAGGAACCAAATTCCGCGTTTTCACAGCAACTTTACAATCTGCAGTCCATCCCTCCTCCGCCCGAGACAAAGCGTATCACTGTTCTTAGACCTTCAAAGATGGCTGGGAGTCTTGATGCTGCTGGAGCTGGGAATAGAGAAGAAAAACAAATGGAAAAGTGTGCCTTTGTTCAGCTGAATGGCTTGGAAAAAGGCCATCTGGAAAATTCCCCTTCTGCAAGTTGGAAGAATTATGAAAATCCTACTCAACCGACTCGAATAGTTGTTCTGAAACCAAGCCTGGGAAAAATACTTGATGATAAGGCTGTGGGCTCTCCACAATCCCAGTCAGCAAGGGTACATGGTGAAGAGTTTTTCGGGGACGAAGAAGACAATGAAAATCAAGAATCGAGAGAAGTTGCAAAAGCAATTACCCAGCAAATGCGTGAAAAACTTGGTAGGCACCACAGAGATGAAACCTTGATTTCGTCAGTGTTTTCTAATGGCTACGTCGCTGATGAAAGTTCATTCAATAGATCAGAAATTGAGTATCCAGCTGGTAATCTCAGTGATTCAGAAGCTGTGTCACCTGTATCTAGGCACTCTTGGGATTATGTCAATAGGCTTGGCAGTCCATATTCATCGTCCTCTTTTAGTAGAGCATCTTATTCTCCAGAGTCGTCAGTTTGCAGAGAAGCAAAGAAACGTCTTTCTGAAAGGTGGGCCATGATGGCATCTAGTGGGAGCTGTCAAGAACAAAGACATGTTCGGAGAAGCTCCAGTACATTGGGTGAAATGCTTGCTCTTTCGGAGACAAAGAAGGTATCTTCACCTGGGGAAGAAGGCAGTTCCAATCAAGAATCCAAGGATGTAAATTCTCTCTTATTCAGTGAACAGAGGACAAACAGAAATGTGGATAGTTCAACGATAAATCTCACGAGGTCAAAGTCTCTGCCTGTATCATCTAATAAGTTAGGAACTGGGCTACATGCTGATGTTTCAGTTTCTCAGAAGGATAAAATAGAAGTTTCGAAGGAGGACAGAAAGGTAAGAAGTTCCAAATCATCATTCAAAGGGAAAGTTTCAAGCTTTTTCTCCTCAAGGAACAAAAAGGCTAGTAAAGAAAATTTCCTTGCATCTGATACCAAAGATGAATGCCGCTCTTGTCCTGGAGACATTATCAGTGGTAAAACTGAAAGTCTTATCGACAATGGTCATGACTCTGTACCAGCTGATCTGCTTGAACCACCAATTAAATCATCTTCTTCAAATCTAATTTTCAAGCAGGGCCTGATATCTCCGGAG GCAGAGTTTTCTGTGTCAGAACCAAATGTATCTGGAAATCTCACTGAAAATCAGGACCAGCCTAGTCCAATATCCGTTTTAGATCCACCCTTTGAGGAGTGTGATCGCACGATGAAAGTGTTTCCCCATTATGGCAAGCCTGATCAACATG GATATGAGATGCCACTTAATGCAATTAGTTCGAACTTGATTGACAAGTCACCACCTATTGGTTCCATTGCTCGCACACTATCATGGGACGATTCGTGCATGGACACAGCTTCATCATACCCCATGAAGGAATCCTCTATTGCCCAAGGAACAGAAGAAGGAGCAAGAGAATGGGTTCTCCTAGTCGAGACATTACTATCTGTAGCTGGGCTGCAGGGTGAGGTGCCGTCGAACTCATTTTTGGCAAGATGGCACTCGCCTGAAAGCCCTCTGAACCCATTGTTAAGAGACAAGTACATTGATCTAAATGACAAGGATACAGTGCATGAGGCGAAGCGGAGGCAAAAGAGATCAATGCAAAAGCTTGTGTTTGATTGCGTAAATGCAGTGTTAGTGGAGGTGGCAGGATACGGGCCGGGTACCGCCCAACGAGCCATTCCATGTATGGAGTCCCACACAAACATATTGGACAATGCGTCATCAACAATGTTGGAGGAGGTGTGGGCTCGGATGAGTGCTTGGTTTTCTAGTGAGGTGAAATGCGATGGTGGGGACGACAACAGCCTGGTGGTTGAGAGGGTGGTGAGGAAGGAGGTGGTGGGCAGTGGGTGGGTGGATCATTTGAGATTGGAGGTGGATAATTTAGGTAAGGAAATTGAAGTGAAATTGCTGGAAGAGCTTGTGCAGGAGGCAGTCATTGAATTGACAGGTAGAGAGTGA
- the LOC131000305 gene encoding uncharacterized protein LOC131000305: protein MLSSTVVKKLKPSNSSLDSLSYQFLQRCSVSGTAKGKGKIKTGQPLKRSKVTTKKGSASDPSAKEGPRKKSSFDEMVEQCLTSTAPLRFLKTKEKEREAEREMMGLISKANEQAKEKLKKQKDEFTSPWIIGTSGLDYITLGLVDADKIPKYELTVEDGRRLAKEYSRTLMRKHRARQAAETALLQCKKEAIEALPEHLKAAALVPDLTPFPANRFMAALTPPIEGYSEKINEAARKSIEGKKRR, encoded by the coding sequence ATGCTGAGCTCGACTGTTGTCAAGAAATTGAAACCTTCAAACTCATCCTTGGATTCTCTAAGCTACCAGTTCCTGCAGAGATGCTCTGTCAGTGGCACAGCGAAGGGGAAAGGTAAGATCAAAACCGGGCAGCCTTTGAAGCGATCAAAGGTCACTACGAAAAAGGGGTCAGCATCCGATCCATCTGCGAAAGAAGGGCCGAGGAAGAAGAGCAGTTTTGATGAAATGGTTGAGCAATGTCTGACTTCCACTGCACCACTGAGGTTCTTGAAGACCAAAGAAAAGGAGAGAGAAGCCGAGCGAGAGATGATGGGGCTCATAAGCAAGGCGAACGAGCAGGCAAAAGAGAAACTAAAGAAacaaaaggatgaattcacttcACCTTGGATCATAGGAACTTCGGGTTTGGATTATATTACTTTAGGGTTAGTCGATGCCGATAAGATCCCAAAGTACGAACTGACTGTGGAGGACGGACGGAGGCTTGCAAAGGAGTACAGTAGGACCCTGATGAGGAAACATAGAGCAAGGCAGGCGGCAGAGACAGCACTGTTGCAGTGTAAGAAAGAAGCTATTGAGGCATTGCCCGAGCATCTCAAAGCGGCTGCTTTAGTCCCGGATTTAACTCCTTTTCCAGCGAACCGATTTATGGCAGCACTGACCCCACCAATCGAAGGCTATAGCGAGAAGATCAACGAGGCAGCACGGAAGAGTATTGAAGGGAAGAAGCGCAGATGA